A region of Alteromonadaceae bacterium 2753L.S.0a.02 DNA encodes the following proteins:
- a CDS encoding ABC-type multidrug transport system permease subunit → MKKTWIFFKLRMLQLKSDKTALFFCYVFPVILLLGIGYPLQLQSDPKIELYYQDLAHNAESQETIKQLSAEKLIDLKEYDEETSPYVAVSENEIKRFLTILPQGETPDVSGFGVSQEPAEVKVEKLTTISLHLSKNDIDENRIENSALASIIAQIVSGNREIELDQYVLKSDRLTSYLVTLLPGLIGLTLMIIGFNGFGSVLIEEEHHGLFKNIKTIDISPIPFLAGLFLSRLLISYSVAIGLCLVSMFVFGIEFKFNIPMFLLVVTLGSVAFLGIGLFIATISPSTTAFNGIVNFIQMPFIVLGGVFFSISLFPDWLQYLSLAIPLTQLNIAMQKVLFEPSSMASMYNMVLEIGVLAAWCVVSLFISRLKFKW, encoded by the coding sequence ATGAAGAAGACCTGGATATTTTTTAAACTAAGAATGCTGCAGTTGAAGTCGGATAAGACCGCGCTTTTCTTTTGCTACGTGTTCCCTGTAATCCTGTTGTTGGGTATTGGCTATCCTTTGCAACTGCAGAGCGACCCCAAAATAGAACTCTACTATCAGGATCTGGCCCATAACGCAGAAAGTCAGGAGACTATTAAACAACTTTCCGCTGAAAAGCTTATCGACTTGAAAGAGTACGACGAAGAAACCTCGCCCTATGTGGCGGTTTCTGAAAATGAGATTAAGCGATTCCTTACAATACTGCCCCAGGGGGAAACACCTGATGTGTCGGGTTTTGGTGTTAGCCAGGAACCCGCTGAAGTTAAAGTCGAAAAGCTGACCACAATATCGCTTCACCTCAGCAAAAACGATATTGATGAAAACCGCATCGAAAACTCAGCTTTGGCAAGCATTATCGCTCAAATTGTATCGGGTAACCGGGAAATAGAGCTGGATCAGTATGTGTTAAAAAGTGATCGCTTAACCTCCTATCTGGTCACCCTGTTGCCAGGGCTGATCGGTTTAACACTGATGATTATCGGTTTTAATGGCTTTGGTTCGGTGTTGATCGAGGAAGAACATCACGGTTTATTCAAAAATATTAAAACCATCGATATTTCTCCCATTCCATTTTTAGCCGGTTTGTTTCTGTCCCGCTTGTTGATTTCCTACTCCGTTGCAATTGGGCTTTGCCTGGTGAGTATGTTCGTATTTGGAATCGAGTTTAAGTTCAACATTCCGATGTTTTTGTTGGTGGTCACTTTGGGGAGTGTCGCGTTTTTGGGGATTGGTTTGTTTATCGCCACGATCAGTCCATCGACCACGGCGTTTAACGGAATTGTTAACTTTATTCAAATGCCCTTTATTGTGCTGGGTGGCGTCTTTTTCTCGATCAGTTTATTCCCCGATTGGTTGCAGTACCTGTCGCTAGCGATCCCACTAACACAGCTCAATATTGCGATGCAGAAAGTATTGTTCGAGCCCAGTTCCATGGCCTCCATGTATAACATGGTTTTGGAAATCGGGGTGCTCGCTGCCTGGTGTGTTGTTTCACTGTTTATCTCGCGACTGAAATTTAAATGGTAA